From a single Catenulispora sp. EB89 genomic region:
- a CDS encoding TetR/AcrR family transcriptional regulator — MSTRERLIESTRTLLWERGYVATSPKTIQQLADAGQGSMYHHFSGKEELARVAIDRTAEEMRASVDAVLSGPGTALERIAAYLRRERDVMKGCPIGRLTQDPDVMSTPMLVAPVAETLGWLRERLAALVAEGVADGGLSPTLDPVTTAAAIVATLQGGYVLARAANDPQAFQQAIEGVLALLGAPSVL; from the coding sequence GTGAGTACGAGAGAGCGGCTCATCGAGAGCACCCGCACGCTGCTGTGGGAACGCGGCTACGTCGCGACCAGTCCGAAGACCATCCAGCAGCTGGCCGACGCCGGCCAGGGCAGCATGTACCACCACTTCTCCGGCAAGGAGGAGCTGGCACGCGTCGCCATCGACCGCACCGCCGAGGAGATGCGCGCGAGCGTGGACGCCGTGCTGTCCGGCCCCGGTACGGCGCTGGAACGCATCGCCGCCTACCTCCGTCGCGAGCGCGACGTCATGAAGGGCTGCCCGATCGGCCGACTGACTCAGGACCCGGATGTGATGTCCACGCCGATGCTGGTCGCGCCGGTCGCCGAGACGCTGGGCTGGCTGCGCGAGCGCCTGGCGGCCCTGGTGGCGGAAGGCGTCGCCGACGGCGGACTGAGCCCGACGCTCGATCCGGTGACCACGGCGGCCGCGATCGTCGCCACCCTCCAGGGCGGATACGTCCTCGCGCGCGCCGCGAACGACCCGCAGGCCTTCCAGCAGGCGATCGAGGGCGTTCTCGCGCTGCTCGGCGCCCCTTCCGTCCTCTGA
- a CDS encoding extracellular solute-binding protein, with protein MLTRAVRSGRKSAGVALGAALTSVVLAACSSGSSKPAAGGSGGGSAAGGSVAGQSITLYSGQHEQTVQALVKDFEAKSGVTVNVRSGDEAELANQVLTEGKASPADVFFAENPPALTTLEEKGLLAKVNASTLSAVPAADSAAAGDWVGVSARSAVFAYNTGSVQTAQLPTSVKDLAGAAWKGKLGIAPSETDFTPIVTRMIKSVGADATRTWLQGLKANGKVYGSNEDLIAAINKGEVAGGVVDHYYWYRMRDEVGAGSVHSALSFFAAGDPGSLVDVSGVGILSSSKHQAAAQAFLAYLVSQPAQQIIATSQSYEYPLLADVTAAKLNKPLSAAGPVVPATDLGDGKQALDLLQSVGLLS; from the coding sequence GTGCTCACGCGTGCCGTACGGTCCGGTCGGAAGTCGGCGGGGGTGGCCCTCGGGGCCGCGCTGACCAGCGTGGTGCTGGCGGCGTGCAGCAGCGGCTCCTCGAAGCCGGCGGCGGGTGGCTCCGGCGGCGGTTCCGCGGCCGGCGGTTCGGTGGCCGGGCAGTCGATAACCCTGTACAGCGGCCAGCACGAGCAGACCGTGCAGGCGCTCGTGAAGGACTTCGAGGCCAAGTCCGGGGTCACGGTGAACGTGCGCTCCGGCGACGAGGCCGAGCTCGCGAACCAGGTCCTCACCGAGGGCAAGGCCTCCCCCGCGGACGTCTTCTTCGCCGAGAACCCGCCGGCGTTGACCACGCTGGAGGAGAAGGGCCTGCTGGCGAAGGTGAACGCGAGCACGCTCAGCGCGGTGCCGGCCGCCGACAGCGCGGCCGCCGGGGACTGGGTCGGCGTCTCGGCCCGCAGCGCGGTGTTCGCGTACAACACCGGATCGGTCCAGACCGCGCAGCTCCCGACGTCGGTGAAGGACCTGGCGGGCGCGGCGTGGAAGGGCAAGCTCGGGATCGCGCCGAGCGAGACCGACTTCACGCCGATCGTGACCCGCATGATCAAGTCCGTCGGCGCCGACGCGACCAGGACCTGGCTGCAGGGCCTCAAGGCCAACGGCAAGGTCTACGGCTCCAACGAGGACCTGATCGCGGCGATCAACAAGGGCGAGGTCGCCGGCGGCGTCGTGGACCACTATTACTGGTACCGCATGCGCGACGAGGTCGGTGCCGGCTCCGTGCACAGCGCGCTGTCCTTCTTCGCCGCCGGGGACCCGGGGTCGCTGGTCGACGTGTCCGGCGTCGGCATCCTGTCCTCCAGCAAGCACCAGGCCGCGGCTCAGGCGTTCCTGGCCTACTTGGTTTCCCAGCCGGCCCAGCAGATCATCGCCACCTCGCAGAGCTACGAGTACCCGCTGCTGGCCGACGTGACCGCCGCGAAGCTGAACAAGCCGTTGTCGGCCGCGGGTCCCGTGGTCCCGGCCACCGATCTGGGTGACGGCAAGCAGGCGCTGGACCTGTTGCAGAGTGTCGGCCTCCTTTCGTGA
- a CDS encoding NAD-dependent epimerase/dehydratase family protein: MKVALTGATGFIGSHVLTELREHGHEVVALVRDEAGAKTAEANGATPVVVDLGDRARVARLLADTDGAVHTASPGDATSADVDTAVVDAVIEAYAGTGKPYVQISGLWVYGDNTAITEDSPFRAPAMVAWKEPIEQRILAADGPRTTVLVSSVAYGDGGGGIPGALLGSPRDESGKLIMLGDGRQHWSTVHAADLATAFRLALENDDARGYYVIGDGSNPTVAELTEAVAAAVGAPGAVPGSVEEAQSRFGEYFAEVLLLDQSTTAEKAQRELGWRPTRPSLVEEFRHGSYRQ; encoded by the coding sequence ATGAAAGTCGCACTCACCGGCGCCACCGGGTTCATCGGCTCGCACGTCCTGACCGAGCTCCGCGAGCACGGCCACGAGGTCGTCGCCCTCGTCCGCGACGAAGCCGGCGCGAAGACCGCCGAGGCCAACGGCGCCACCCCGGTCGTCGTCGACCTCGGCGACCGGGCCCGGGTCGCGCGGCTGCTCGCCGACACCGACGGCGCCGTGCACACCGCCAGCCCCGGCGACGCCACCAGCGCCGACGTGGACACCGCGGTCGTGGACGCCGTGATCGAGGCCTACGCCGGCACCGGCAAGCCCTACGTCCAGATCAGCGGCCTGTGGGTCTACGGCGACAACACCGCGATCACCGAGGACTCCCCGTTCCGGGCGCCGGCCATGGTGGCCTGGAAGGAGCCGATCGAGCAGCGGATCCTGGCCGCCGACGGCCCGCGCACGACGGTCCTGGTGTCCAGCGTCGCGTACGGCGACGGCGGCGGTGGCATCCCGGGCGCGCTGCTCGGCTCGCCGCGGGACGAGTCCGGCAAGCTGATCATGCTCGGCGACGGCCGCCAGCACTGGTCGACGGTGCACGCCGCCGACCTCGCCACGGCCTTCCGCCTGGCGCTGGAGAACGACGACGCGCGCGGCTACTACGTCATCGGCGACGGCAGCAACCCGACGGTCGCCGAGCTCACCGAGGCCGTCGCGGCCGCCGTCGGCGCGCCGGGCGCGGTCCCGGGATCGGTCGAGGAGGCGCAGTCGCGCTTCGGCGAGTACTTCGCCGAAGTCCTGCTGCTCGACCAGTCGACCACCGCGGAGAAGGCGCAGCGGGAGCTCGGCTGGCGCCCGACGCGTCCGAGCCTGGTCGAGGAGTTCCGGCACGGAAGCTACCGCCAGTGA
- a CDS encoding ABC transporter ATP-binding protein — translation MSGLTITGLRAGHGGAAVLDGLDLTVEDGTLACILGPSGCGKSTLLRVIAGFHRSSAGTVAVGGRVLNDDRTQVAAERRRIGYVPQDGALFPHLSAAANIGFGLPRSGRRERVEELLGLVGLSGLGDRHPHQLSGGQQQRVALARALAPRPELLLLDEPFAALDAALRTEVRAQVASTLRAAGATAILVTHDVDEALSFADLIAVLRAGRIVQADSGHALYHRPADAEIARTLGEANLLPAVVRGEVAETALGALALEDGCESRGGSQTVMLRPGQLRLGADGAGTTEARIVDSRFRGTDWRVELTLEDSHVVGPPLIAYVAEAPPATGQRVHIGVNGYAHPIGTSGDPKNAVSSDGQPTKVTTSAVVS, via the coding sequence ATGAGCGGACTCACGATCACGGGCCTGCGCGCGGGCCACGGCGGCGCCGCGGTCCTGGACGGCCTGGACCTCACCGTCGAGGACGGCACGCTGGCCTGCATCCTCGGCCCCTCCGGATGCGGCAAGAGCACGCTGCTCCGGGTGATCGCCGGCTTCCACCGGTCGAGCGCGGGGACCGTCGCGGTCGGCGGACGCGTGCTGAACGACGACCGCACACAGGTCGCGGCCGAGCGTCGGCGCATCGGGTACGTGCCGCAGGACGGCGCGCTGTTCCCACACCTGTCGGCCGCCGCCAACATCGGCTTCGGCCTGCCTCGCTCCGGCCGCCGCGAACGCGTCGAGGAACTGCTGGGCCTGGTCGGCTTGTCAGGGCTCGGAGACCGGCATCCGCACCAGCTGTCCGGCGGCCAGCAGCAGCGCGTCGCGCTGGCGCGGGCGCTCGCGCCGCGTCCGGAGCTGCTGCTGCTGGACGAGCCGTTCGCCGCCCTGGACGCCGCGCTGCGCACCGAGGTGCGGGCCCAGGTCGCCAGTACTCTGCGCGCGGCCGGCGCCACCGCGATCCTGGTCACGCACGACGTCGACGAGGCGCTGTCGTTCGCCGACCTCATCGCGGTACTGCGCGCCGGACGGATCGTGCAGGCCGACAGCGGCCACGCGCTCTACCACCGGCCGGCCGACGCCGAGATCGCGCGGACGCTCGGCGAAGCCAACCTGCTGCCGGCGGTCGTGCGCGGCGAGGTGGCCGAGACGGCGCTGGGCGCGCTGGCCTTGGAAGACGGCTGCGAAAGCCGGGGTGGATCGCAGACGGTCATGCTGCGCCCCGGACAGCTCCGGCTCGGTGCGGACGGGGCGGGTACCACCGAGGCGCGGATCGTCGACTCCCGGTTCCGCGGCACCGACTGGCGCGTCGAGCTCACCCTGGAGGACAGCCACGTCGTGGGTCCGCCGCTGATCGCCTACGTCGCCGAAGCACCGCCGGCGACCGGACAGCGGGTGCACATAGGCGTCAATGGATACGCCCACCCGATCGGCACCTCGGGCGATCCGAAGAATGCCGTGTCCTCCGATGGTCAGCCCACGAAGGTGACCACCAGCGCCGTCGTGTCCTGA
- a CDS encoding LLM class F420-dependent oxidoreductase codes for MVRPFRFGVNMITPAARDRWREKCRKAEALGFDVITVADHLGMPAPFPALVAAAEATERPRLGTFTLNAGFFNPTLLAREVATTDQLTGGRLELGLGAGYVKAEHDKANLPFGTPGERVAHLRATIEELDRLAVAEDFAPHPVQTPRPPLLIGGNGDRVLELAARHAEIVAFTGAGANPADPSGIPRALTAEQLEERVAAYRKFAAERPEPAELNLMIHMVMPTDDRRAAVRPHLGNIPHLTEDQALDLPILLIGTTQQMVEQLRAQRERFGFSYLTVLEPWMEAFVPVMEALRGE; via the coding sequence GGTGGCGGGAGAAGTGCCGCAAGGCTGAAGCGCTCGGCTTCGACGTGATCACCGTGGCTGATCACCTGGGCATGCCGGCGCCGTTTCCCGCGCTCGTCGCCGCCGCCGAGGCCACCGAGCGGCCGCGGTTGGGGACCTTCACGCTCAACGCCGGGTTCTTCAACCCGACGCTGCTGGCCCGCGAGGTCGCCACCACCGATCAGCTCACCGGCGGCCGCCTCGAACTCGGACTCGGCGCCGGCTACGTGAAAGCCGAGCACGACAAGGCGAATCTGCCGTTCGGCACCCCCGGTGAGCGCGTCGCACATCTGCGGGCCACGATCGAGGAGCTCGATCGGCTCGCCGTCGCCGAGGACTTCGCACCGCATCCGGTGCAGACGCCCCGCCCGCCGCTGCTGATCGGCGGCAACGGCGACCGGGTGCTGGAGCTGGCCGCGCGGCACGCCGAGATCGTCGCGTTCACCGGTGCGGGCGCGAATCCGGCCGATCCGAGTGGGATTCCCCGTGCTCTCACGGCGGAACAGCTGGAGGAACGCGTTGCCGCGTACCGGAAGTTCGCCGCTGAGCGTCCGGAGCCGGCCGAGCTCAACCTCATGATTCACATGGTCATGCCCACGGACGACCGCCGCGCCGCGGTCCGGCCGCATCTGGGCAACATCCCGCACCTCACCGAGGACCAGGCGCTCGATCTGCCGATCCTGCTCATCGGCACCACCCAGCAGATGGTCGAGCAGCTTCGGGCGCAGCGGGAGCGCTTCGGCTTCTCGTATCTCACCGTGCTGGAGCCGTGGATGGAGGCCTTCGTGCCGGTCATGGAGGCACTGCGCGGCGAGTAG
- a CDS encoding recombinase family protein: MAGQQDQAGRGALYCCVPHRADADQAPIDDQERQGRARAATLGISVRPELVFADRQRAVWQPDADRPGWTALLAAVREGRARTVLVFRPSTLIRHRPADVVELLVLAKAKSVALHGFGDAVDLSNPQIRESALEQARQLRHTSAALSDSVRAAHRLAAESGQPHGGGRRAYGYETGMRALIPDEARVVQQIYSRYLDGESLRAIAWGLNARGVPTSTGSTWTTTGVDRILLAPRYAGLRVFRGSVDREEGGLRPGTWEPCVSIEDWRSAQKERTARAAANSGHRKRAHYLLTGLVICGQCNVHMVGSIVGDYRMYACASLNSPMPRTCKLHIAAASLERFVSEAAVGLLTDRDGSIDPDGPISMRRGPAETPAGRRDGFRRDHGRVDLRDIRALDGVATGPDAAHEWQRLSAARQAAVLRALFAAVVIGPKTTARSVFDTSRITLVRGDP, translated from the coding sequence ATGGCCGGGCAACAAGATCAGGCGGGGCGCGGCGCACTCTACTGCTGTGTCCCGCACCGGGCCGACGCCGACCAGGCGCCGATCGACGACCAGGAGCGGCAGGGCCGCGCGCGGGCCGCCACGCTCGGCATCAGCGTGCGGCCGGAGCTGGTGTTCGCCGACCGGCAGCGGGCCGTCTGGCAGCCGGACGCCGACCGGCCGGGCTGGACCGCGCTGCTCGCGGCGGTCCGCGAGGGCCGGGCCCGCACGGTACTGGTGTTCCGGCCGTCGACGCTGATCCGCCACCGGCCGGCCGACGTGGTCGAGTTGCTGGTCCTGGCGAAGGCGAAATCGGTGGCTCTGCACGGTTTCGGCGATGCGGTGGATTTGAGCAATCCTCAGATTCGCGAGTCCGCACTTGAGCAAGCGCGGCAACTGCGCCACACCTCCGCCGCACTGTCAGACTCCGTCCGCGCGGCGCACCGGCTGGCTGCGGAATCCGGGCAGCCGCACGGCGGCGGCCGCCGCGCCTACGGCTACGAGACGGGGATGCGGGCCCTGATCCCGGACGAGGCGCGGGTGGTCCAGCAGATCTACTCGCGGTACCTCGACGGCGAGAGCCTGCGCGCCATCGCCTGGGGCCTGAACGCCCGCGGCGTGCCGACCTCCACCGGCAGCACCTGGACCACGACCGGCGTCGACCGGATTCTGCTGGCCCCGCGGTACGCCGGGCTGCGGGTCTTCCGCGGCAGCGTCGACCGCGAGGAGGGCGGGCTGCGTCCGGGGACGTGGGAGCCGTGCGTCAGCATCGAGGACTGGCGCAGCGCGCAGAAGGAGCGGACGGCGCGGGCCGCGGCCAACAGCGGGCACCGGAAACGCGCGCATTACCTGCTGACCGGGCTCGTCATCTGCGGCCAGTGCAACGTCCACATGGTCGGCTCGATCGTCGGCGACTACCGGATGTACGCCTGCGCCTCCCTGAACAGTCCGATGCCCCGGACCTGCAAACTCCACATAGCCGCGGCCTCCTTGGAACGTTTCGTCAGCGAAGCGGCGGTGGGCCTGCTGACCGACCGGGACGGCTCGATCGACCCGGACGGTCCGATCAGCATGCGGCGCGGACCGGCCGAGACGCCGGCCGGCCGCCGCGACGGTTTCCGTCGGGATCACGGACGAGTGGACCTGCGCGACATCCGCGCGCTGGACGGCGTGGCCACCGGGCCGGACGCGGCGCACGAATGGCAGCGGCTGTCGGCGGCGCGGCAGGCTGCGGTGCTGCGCGCGCTGTTCGCGGCGGTGGTGATCGGGCCGAAGACGACCGCGCGCAGCGTCTTCGACACCAGCCGCATCACTTTGGTCCGCGGCGACCCTTGA
- a CDS encoding MarR family winged helix-turn-helix transcriptional regulator, with translation MSSDLHEGLWLDAGELSAWLAVVRLITRLPWAIDGRLQRDAELSMVEYMTMATLAKTPAWTMRMSDLAEDASVSLSRLSHMVRRLEDRGFVRREPDPCDGRFTHAVLLPEGMRKMEEAAPAHVAFVRHLVVDNLSPERLRRLGQDAQQIVRRIDSPASAERRSSAA, from the coding sequence GTGAGCTCGGACCTCCACGAGGGGCTCTGGCTCGACGCCGGAGAGCTGTCCGCATGGCTCGCGGTGGTCCGGTTGATAACCAGGCTGCCGTGGGCCATCGACGGCCGGCTCCAACGAGACGCCGAGCTGAGCATGGTCGAGTACATGACCATGGCGACGCTTGCCAAAACCCCGGCGTGGACCATGCGGATGAGCGACTTGGCCGAGGACGCCAGCGTGTCCCTGTCCCGCCTGTCGCACATGGTCCGGCGGCTGGAGGACCGAGGCTTCGTCCGCCGCGAGCCAGACCCCTGCGACGGCCGCTTCACCCACGCCGTCCTGCTCCCGGAGGGGATGCGCAAGATGGAGGAGGCGGCGCCGGCCCACGTCGCGTTCGTCCGCCACCTGGTGGTCGACAACCTCTCCCCCGAACGACTGCGCCGCCTGGGCCAGGACGCGCAGCAGATCGTGCGACGCATCGACTCACCGGCCTCCGCCGAACGGCGGTCGTCCGCGGCCTGA
- a CDS encoding cupin domain-containing protein produces the protein MQISRTPRIGVPALSEWITGGALIDELAAPAGPSRTQVDSVRFEPGARTRWHRHPLGQVLVVTDGTALVQRRGGAVETVHTGDSVRIEAGEWHWHGATPDGAMTHLAIEELPEDGSTAEFGDAVTDAEYGAGAGHTDTAGAEAGSAEPEPPMSRVIVMDQKLPEPLATHRVEIRRITIAPGYAAGLHVHNGPVFGSIETGSAVYQIEGEPAVVLGPGDVFHEPEGVRIARFDAEQDGVTFLGYFLLADGVNAELVFPDAD, from the coding sequence ATGCAGATCTCCCGCACTCCCCGCATCGGCGTGCCCGCCCTGTCCGAGTGGATCACCGGCGGCGCCCTGATCGACGAACTCGCCGCACCGGCCGGCCCCTCCCGCACGCAGGTCGACAGCGTGCGCTTCGAGCCCGGCGCCCGCACCCGCTGGCATCGCCATCCGCTGGGCCAGGTCCTCGTCGTCACGGACGGCACGGCGCTCGTGCAGCGCCGCGGCGGTGCCGTCGAGACCGTCCACACCGGCGACAGCGTGCGGATCGAGGCCGGCGAGTGGCATTGGCACGGCGCGACGCCCGACGGCGCGATGACCCATCTGGCCATCGAGGAGCTGCCGGAGGACGGGAGCACCGCGGAGTTCGGCGACGCCGTGACGGACGCTGAATACGGGGCCGGGGCCGGGCATACGGATACGGCGGGCGCCGAAGCCGGCTCCGCCGAACCCGAGCCGCCGATGAGCCGAGTCATCGTCATGGACCAGAAGCTGCCCGAACCCCTTGCCACGCACCGCGTCGAGATCCGCCGGATCACCATCGCCCCGGGCTACGCCGCCGGGCTGCACGTCCACAACGGCCCGGTCTTCGGCAGCATCGAGACCGGCTCGGCCGTGTACCAGATCGAGGGCGAGCCCGCCGTCGTGCTCGGGCCCGGGGACGTGTTCCACGAGCCCGAGGGCGTGCGGATCGCACGCTTCGACGCGGAGCAGGACGGGGTGACGTTCCTCGGCTACTTCCTGCTCGCCGACGGCGTGAACGCCGAGCTCGTCTTCCCCGACGCTGATTGA
- a CDS encoding ABC transporter permease codes for MSQNSLLKTLGPATLRRRASGAPFVLPLVAAAVALVVCCPLVFVVMQAGQSGWDSVRRLLGRPLVTTLLRHTLELTVTVTAATLVLGFCAAFLTQRTDIPCRRGFTVLLAMPLAVPEFVHGYCWVSLFPSVQGFWGAVLVMTTSLYPLVFLPVAATLRRSDAATEEVARSLGHGRCRVLWRVTLPQTRPALAGGALLVSLYLLGEYGAFAMVRYTTFATAIYTQFETSFDTVSASVLALVLIVLAVLVIGAEAGAGRRRGRVVREGAAARPADPIRLGAGRIPAVAALAAVVGTTLGVPVYALGYWLAKGNSSTLPSASIWTATATTTGYALVTAAVATAAAVPVALLAWRHPGHVSFGIVRLAYLTRALPGIAVALAVVFFAIRYAQPWYQQPPMLVAGYVVLFFPLALTAVRASLAHVPHGVEDVARSLGRRRLVVLGRVTLPLIAPGLAASFAMVALTASTELTATLLLHPTGTETLATRFWSYTTGLAYGAAAPYAAMMTVLSVPAVVLLTRRTLATRTSVEGRSLT; via the coding sequence GTGAGCCAGAACTCTTTGTTGAAGACGCTCGGCCCGGCGACGCTGCGTCGCCGGGCTTCCGGCGCTCCGTTCGTCCTTCCGCTGGTCGCCGCCGCGGTCGCGCTGGTCGTCTGCTGCCCGCTGGTGTTCGTGGTGATGCAGGCCGGGCAGTCCGGCTGGGACTCGGTCCGCCGGCTGCTGGGCCGTCCGCTGGTCACCACGCTTCTGCGGCACACACTGGAACTCACCGTCACGGTCACGGCCGCGACCCTGGTGCTCGGCTTCTGCGCCGCCTTCCTGACGCAGCGCACTGACATCCCCTGCCGCCGCGGGTTCACGGTCCTGCTGGCGATGCCGCTGGCGGTCCCGGAATTCGTGCACGGCTACTGCTGGGTCTCGCTGTTCCCGTCGGTCCAGGGCTTCTGGGGCGCGGTGCTGGTGATGACCACTTCGTTGTACCCGCTGGTGTTCCTGCCGGTGGCCGCGACGTTGCGCCGCAGCGACGCCGCCACCGAGGAAGTGGCGCGCAGCCTGGGCCACGGCCGGTGCCGCGTGCTGTGGCGCGTGACGCTCCCGCAGACCCGGCCCGCGCTGGCCGGCGGTGCGCTGCTGGTGTCGCTGTACCTGCTCGGCGAGTACGGCGCGTTCGCGATGGTCCGCTACACCACCTTCGCCACCGCGATCTACACGCAGTTCGAGACCAGCTTCGACACGGTCTCGGCGTCGGTGCTGGCGCTGGTGCTGATCGTGTTGGCGGTCCTGGTGATCGGCGCCGAGGCCGGAGCCGGACGGCGGCGGGGCCGCGTGGTGCGGGAGGGCGCGGCGGCTCGGCCCGCCGACCCGATCCGGCTGGGCGCCGGGCGGATCCCGGCCGTCGCGGCCCTGGCGGCCGTGGTCGGAACCACTCTCGGCGTCCCGGTGTACGCCCTCGGATACTGGCTGGCCAAGGGCAACTCCAGCACGCTGCCGTCCGCCTCGATCTGGACCGCGACCGCGACCACCACCGGCTACGCGCTGGTCACCGCGGCCGTGGCGACCGCGGCGGCGGTGCCGGTCGCGCTGCTCGCCTGGCGGCACCCGGGGCACGTGTCGTTCGGGATCGTGCGCCTGGCGTATCTGACGCGCGCTCTTCCAGGCATCGCAGTGGCCCTGGCCGTGGTGTTCTTCGCGATCCGCTACGCGCAGCCCTGGTACCAGCAGCCTCCGATGCTGGTCGCCGGCTACGTCGTGCTGTTCTTCCCGCTCGCGCTGACCGCGGTGCGCGCCTCGCTGGCGCACGTCCCGCACGGAGTGGAGGACGTCGCGCGCTCGCTGGGCCGGCGCCGCCTGGTCGTGCTGGGACGGGTCACGCTCCCGCTGATCGCGCCGGGGCTGGCCGCGTCGTTCGCGATGGTGGCGCTGACCGCCAGCACCGAGCTGACCGCCACGCTGCTGCTGCACCCCACCGGCACCGAGACGCTGGCGACCCGGTTCTGGTCGTACACCACCGGCCTGGCTTACGGCGCCGCCGCGCCCTACGCGGCGATGATGACCGTCCTGTCGGTGCCGGCCGTCGTCCTGCTGACCCGCCGCACGCTCGCCACCCGCACGTCCGTCGAAGGAAGAAGCCTGACATGA